Proteins encoded by one window of Chiroxiphia lanceolata isolate bChiLan1 chromosome 26, bChiLan1.pri, whole genome shotgun sequence:
- the LOC116798559 gene encoding LOW QUALITY PROTEIN: TANK-binding kinase 1-binding protein 1-like (The sequence of the model RefSeq protein was modified relative to this genomic sequence to represent the inferred CDS: inserted 3 bases in 2 codons; deleted 4 bases in 3 codons), giving the protein MDSMFEDDISILTQEALGPDEDWLDSPNTDLSGEMCSASHFALITAYDDIKNRLTGLERENSTLKRRLKMYEVKYPLIGEFGEEHIFSLYEAKETSLLKSEKASLQQQLNQFQHELQKSKEREEQLEEMIQAYEKLCVEKADLETELGEMRALVETHLSRIRSLEQQLRQRDGGAFPGLGTMPGQEVPFLSLHPNPGLSHVLERAGGWQSRAMEAQSRLEAELEAARQENQRAHREEHLKAECERLQAELKHLQDTREQVRAGPAVWDHPRTVVGGSGCWSSQAGHGLGEKVGDDQVNLALAYTELTEELCRLRNLSSLQSQILRALLQEKGLNGGQRHSPLSQCHSPLSQCHSPLSQCHSPAQQRRSPAPQCPSPAPPGRSQCQSPAPSNAGSPGPPSQSPAQQRPARQPPAPASPRAAAPVPVPPSNQSRRSSADPSAPPPPPCPSPASASPHRLPXERMELGYAKPSSRHIKAGFQGRRSYSEATNVACTSRAASPWLQPEASTLPKHRPYGEVYLGAXGGPLSDREPFEEQHVRFEKQQSSDEEEWALPSPPSPEAGAIRCASFCAGFPAPDADAVRRAAAAYAQAEHAQSWPSINLLLETVDSEVRSCPLCQLAFPIGYPDDALVKHIDSHLENSKI; this is encoded by the exons ATGGACTCCATGTTCGAGGACGACATCAGCATCCTGACGCAGGAGGCGCTGGGGCCGGACGAGGACTGGCTGGACAGCCCCAACACCGACCTGTCGGGGGAGATGTGCTCGGCCTCGCACTTCGCCCTCATCACCGCCTACGATGACATCAAGAACCGGCTCAcggggctggagagggagaactCCACGCTCAAGCGCCGCCTCAAGATGTACGAGGTCAAG TACCCCCTGATCGGCGAGTTCGGGGAGGAGCACATCTTCTCCCTCTACGAGGCCAAGGAGACGTCGCTGCTCAAGAGCGAGAAGGCGtcgctgcagcagcagctcaacCAGTTCCAGCACGAG ctgcagaagagcaaagagcgggaggagcagctggaggaaatGATCCAGGCGTACGAGAAGCTCTGCGTGGAGAAGGCTGACCTGGAGACCGAGCTGGGAGAGATG CGGGCGCTGGTGGAGACTCACCTGAGCCGCATCCggagcctggagcagcagctgcggCAGCGCGACGGCGGCGCCTTCCCGGGGCTGGGCACC ATGCCCGGCCAGGAGGTGCCTTTCCTCAGCCTGCACCCCAACCCCGGGCTGAGCCACG TGCTGGAGCGCGCCGGGGGCTGGCAGAGCCGGGCCATGGAGGCACAGAGCCGGCTGGAGGCCGAGCTGGAGGCGGCGCGGCAGGAGAACCAGCGCGCCCACCGCGAGGAGCACCTCAAGGCCGAGTGCGAGAGGCTGCAGGCGGAGCTGAAGCACCTGCAGGACACCCGGGAGCAGGTACGGGCGGGCCCGGCCGTCTGGGACCACCCCCGGACCGTGGTGGGTGGGTCTGGGTGCTG GAGCAGTCAGGCGGGACATGGCCTGGGTGAGAAGGTGGGCGACGACCA GGTGAACCTGGCGCTGGCCTACACGGAGCTGACGGAGGAGCTGTGCCGCCTGCGGAAtctcagctccctgcagagccagatCCTGCgggccctgctgcaggagaagggcCTCAACGGTG GCCAGCGCCACTCCCCGCTGTCCCAGTGCCACTCCCCACTGTCCCAGTGCCACTCCCCGCTGTCGCAGTGCCACTCCCCGGCCCAGCAGCGCCGCTCGCCCGCCCCGCAGTGCCCctcgcccgccccgccggggcgcTCCCAGTGCCAATCCCCCGCCCCCTCCAACGCCGGCTCGCCGGGCCCTCCCAGCCAGTCGCCGGCCCAGCAGCGCCCGGCTCGCCAGCCCCCGGCCCCTGCCAGTCCCCGCGCAGCAGCGccggtcccggtgccccccTCCAACCAGTCCCGGCGCAGCAGCGCCGATCcctcggccccgccgccgcctccctgCCCGTCCCCGGCCTCGGCGTCCCCGCACCGGCTGC GCGAGAGGATGGAGCTGGGCTACGCCAAACCCTCCAGCCGCCAC ATCAAGGCCGGCTTCCAGGGCCGCCGCAGCTACTCG GAGGCGACCAACGTGGCCTGTACCAGCAGAGCCGCCTCGCCGTGGCTGCAGCCCGAGGCCTCCACGCTGCCCAAGCACCGGCCCTACGGGGAGGTGTACCTGGGGGC CGGGGGCCCGCTGAGCGACCGCGAGCCCTTCGAGGAGCAGCACGTGCGCTTCGAGAAGCAGCAGTCGTCGGACGAGGAGGAGTGGGCCCTGCCCAGCCCGCCCAGCCCCGAGGCCGGCGCCATCCGCTGCGCCTCCTTCTGCGCCGGGTTCCCCGCGCCCGACGCCGACGCCGTGCGCCGGGCGGCCGCTGCCTACGCCCAGGCGGAACACGCCCAGTCCTGGCCCTCCATCAAC ctgctgctggagacgGTGGACTCTGAGGTGAGGAGCTgccccctgtgccagctggcCTTCCCCATCGGGTACCCGGACGATGCCCTGGTGAAGCACATCGACTCCCACCTGGAGAACAGCAAGATCTGA